Proteins encoded within one genomic window of Misgurnus anguillicaudatus chromosome 18, ASM2758022v2, whole genome shotgun sequence:
- the ndufaf4 gene encoding NADH dehydrogenase [ubiquinone] 1 alpha subcomplex assembly factor 4: MSTMGARITRVIANFNVENRAHREISKLKPRAAPRHQTSASFPQHNTADNINQRNDPLLSMLKDVYVESENPASQVAMLKKTEQETERRLLKFSLPGDPYGICNIADVPKGKLSLVEALTVLNNHKRMPKTWTTEKMAKEYALDPRDVKALTDFFIPFDVKIFPAKSVENKQINDS; this comes from the exons ATGTCAACGATGGGCGCAAGAATAACACGCGTGATTGCAAACTTCAATGTAGAGAATCGAGCACACCGAGAAATCAGCAAATTAAAACCCCGAGCAGCACCAAGACATCAAACATCAGCCAGTTTTCCCCAGCACAATACTGCAG aCAACATTAACCAGAGGAATGATCCACTGCTCTCCATGTTGAAAGATGTTTATGTGGAGTCTGAAAATCCAGCATCTCAG GTTGCCATGTTAAAAAAGACTGAGCAGGAGACGGAGCGCAGGCTGCTCAAGTTCAGTCTACCGGGTGACCCCTATGGTATCTGTAACATAGCAGATGTTCCAAAAGGCAAACTATCACTTGTAGAAGCTTTAACTGTCCTAAATAATCACAAACGCATGCCTAAAACATGGACTACTGAGAAGATGGCAAAGGAATATGCTCTTGACCCCAGAGATGTCAAAGCACTGACCGATTTCTTCATTCCCTTTGATGTCAAAATCTTCCCGGCAAAGTCAGTGGAGAATAAACAAATTAATGATTCTTAG